In a genomic window of Drosophila takahashii strain IR98-3 E-12201 chromosome 3L, DtakHiC1v2, whole genome shotgun sequence:
- the LOC108059049 gene encoding putative ATP-dependent RNA helicase BoYb: MENNMYNGEKLAKILTDLEKSDPDYEVGDPYSRQDAIRPLVATNCSEYVVAHSTHALRPARQFAEVALLPHILETMRRLGLNRLMRLQAFAWPHLGGGSGHGAMIVSAPRSGRTFAYVPVVCQAVCKSLAESRRQRMLHPGAVALILVPDLQRVRQVSAMCHALLRKARSDDSITLTLNVSTANSSDFLLRLLNGVGCLVATPAQLAWFGREAPGLLRFPRLQFLVYDDVDLMAAEQLRRAEQVVQELLPTTHYPQLVMVSQSYSEALMTKLRMLSSRPAVIFGDILEAALYGGTRIRISLVRKQEKSSEVMQLLQQRSPEDYRTVIYCLDDGEMRQLVRALEDRGFGCLPYYQTSDLAIREQVHSWLAKSRGLILLCTDSCPELVIRNAHTLIHHGMGDTWSKFKMRHLTISENLSNNLSGKPSHQVTLLSQVLLDNGNQRQLPRLVDFLQLHQQIDPVVLSVAQKIRGDVESTKSNKQAICGQILLLGECRDPVCEARHHVADLDLRPSHVPASGDVKVQLVRVYSPAHLCVRLEEHLPLNGTWQALPFLAVQEMRLKLLQDKEPHRYWPPVAGAICMHHTTLTKERVRVLKVAPIQDVNLLRSDISVEVQALDVDTRVLATQSGRLYECSLAMQQVPPMALDLRLLGMVPQSGESSWSEEERSQAEKLLKNLPKGHFLQANIQFATAGTLFVQDLVAMVYADNFKVHLRHLNLCQKLIKANLACRCESAKEKILEIFGEKLIVEERVEVEPKAKKVLEENKENWEVEPKAREVLEENKENCELEMKAKKILEQNKENCESTQERTLKNGDHVMKEKKSHQLLPPRCLRLMQIAREAFEEKDQEANNSQHEMGKPSPSNEDSMSQLYECIKNCALLELEEEEQSLKNTDQAVTNPAEFLKKVMSEESKDNRKPKKKSKAKSALPAKPISNYNKEMALQTHPNVVRPKVTYYQNITTLELQVCLPEDDLEYKAVLVGVQIFFKATSKFSDLIHQFVLTLKFPYTSLRHHRVGRTVYISVVKSLAFVDPLDFGEYRFLKPNHDMLSKMENYHKLKQTGFKRFLNNRGYVQQKVDLPHSSDYSDDEERNLDGIERVDHSEICD; this comes from the coding sequence ATGGAAAATAATATGTACAACGGCGAAAAgttggccaaaatactgaCTGATCTGGAGAAATCGGATCCCGACTACGAGGTGGGCGACCCATACAGCAGGCAGGATGCGATCCGTCCGCTGGTGGCCACCAACTGCTCCGAATATGTGGTGGCCCACTCCACACACGCCCTGCGACCGGCGCGCCAATTCGCGGAGGTGGCGCTGCTGCCCCACATCCTGGAGACGATGAGGAGACTGGGCCTGAACCGCCTGATGCGCCTGCAGGCCTTCGCTTGGCCCCATCTAGGCGGAGGATCGGGACACGGAGCGATGATAGTGAGTGCCCCGCGCAGTGGACGCACCTTTGCCTACGTTCCCGTTGTTTGCCAGGCGGTTTGCAAATCCCTCGCCGAGAGCCGCCGGCAGAGGATGCTTCATCCGGGCGCCGTGGCCTTGATCCTGGTCCCCGACCTGCAGCGCGTCCGCCAGGTGAGCGCCATGTGCCACGCCCTGTTAAGGAAGGCGCGCAGCGATGACTCGATCACCCTGACCTTGAATGTTTCCACGGCGAATTCCTCGGACTTTCTGCTCCGCCTGCTCAACGGCGTGGGCTGCCTGGTGGCCACGCCCGCCCAGCTGGCTTGGTTTGGGCGCGAGGCGCCTGGCCTCCTGCGCTTCCCGCGTCTCCAGTTCTTGGTCTACGATGACGTGGATCTGATGGCCGCCGAGCAGCTGCGGAGGGCCGAGCAGGTGGTGCAGGAGCTGCTGCCCACCACCCACTATCCCCAGCTGGTGATGGTGTCGCAGTCCTACAGTGAAGCTCTGATGACAAAGTTGAGAATGCTTAGCAGTCGCCCGGCCGTTATATTCGGGGATATCCTGGAGGCAGCCCTGTATGGAGGCACTCGCATCCGGATTTCCCTGGTTCGCAAGCAGGAAAAGAGCAGCGAGGTGATGCAGCTGCTGCAACAGCGTTCTCCCGAGGATTACCGCACGGTTATCTACTGCCTGGATGACGGAGAGATGCGACAATTGGTGAGGGCTCTAGAGGATCGAGGATTCGGTTGTCTTCCCTACTATCAAACCTCGGATTTGGCGATTCGCGAGCAGGTTCACAGCTGGCTGGCGAAGAGTCGCGGGCTGATCCTCCTCTGCACGGACAGCTGCCCGGAGCTGGTCATCCGAAATGCACACACATTGATTCACCACGGCATGGGCGACACGTGGAGCAAGTTCAAGATGAGACATCTAACGATCTCGGAGAATCTGAGCAACAATCTTTCTGGAAAACCCAGTCATCAGGTGACCCTCCTCTCCCAGGTTCTCCTGGACAATGGCAACCAAAGGCAGTTGCCCCGACTCGTGGACTTCCTGCAGTTGCACCAGCAAATAGATCCCGTCGTTTTATCGGTGGCCCAGAAGATTCGCGGGGATGTGGAGAGCACTAAGAGCAACAAGCAGGCGATCTGTGGAcagatcctcctcctcggcgagTGCCGCGATCCTGTCTGCGAGGCTCGACATCATGTGGCCGATCTGGACTTGCGTCCCAGCCATGTTCCCGCCTCCGGAGACGTCAAGGTTCAGCTGGTTCGGGTCTACTCGCCCGCACACCTTTGCGTTCGCCTCGAGGAGCACCTGCCGCTTAATGGCACTTGGCAAGCGCTGCCCTTCCTGGCGGTGCAGGAGATGCGCCTGAAGCTGCTGCAGGACAAGGAGCCCCACCGCTACTGGCCACCAGTGGCCGGAGCCATCTGCATGCACCACACCACGCTCACCAAGGAACGGGTGAGGGTATTGAAAGTAGCTCCCATTCAGGACGTAAATCTGCTAAGATCCGATATATCGGTGGAGGTGCAGGCTCTGGATGTGGACACCCGTGTCCTGGCCACACAATCCGGACGACTCTACGAGTGCTCGCTGGCCATGCAGCAGGTGCCACCGATGGCCTTGGATCTGCGGTTGCTCGGAATGGTGCCGCAGTCCGGCGAAAGCAGCTGGTCGGAGGAGGAGCGCAGCCAGGCCGAGAAATTGCTCAAGAATTTGCCCAAAGGCCACTTTCTGCAGGCCAACATTCAGTTCGCAACGGCAGGCACCCTTTTCGTTCAGGATCTGGTGGCCATGGTTTATGCAGACAACTTCAAGGTGCACCTGCGTCATCTGAATCTTTGCCAAAAGCTAATCAAGGCCAATTTGGCATGCAGATGTGAGAGTGCTAAGGAAAAGATTCTAGAGATCTTCGGGGAAAAGTTGATTGTAGAAGAACGGGTGGAGGTAGAACCGAAGGCAAAGAAAGTTCTTGAGGAGAACAAGGAGAACTGGGAAGTAGAACCGAAGGCAAGGGAAGTTCTCGAGGAGAACAAGGAGAACTGTGAATTAGAAATGAAGGCAAAGAAAATTCTTGAGCAGAACAAAGAGAACTGCGAGTCGACACAGGAAAGGACCTTAAAGAATGGTGATCATGTGATGAAGGAGAAGAAATCTCACCAACTACTGCCCCCCAGATGCCTACGTCTTATGCAGATAGCACGCGAGGCGTTTGAGGAGAAGGATCAGGAAGCCAATAATAGCCAACATGAAATGGGAAAACCTTCACCATCCAATGAAGACAGCATGTCCCAGCTATACGAGTGCATCAAGAACTGCGCCCTGCTCGAACTGGAGGAAGAAGAGCAGTCCTTGAAGAATACCGATCAGGCTGTCACGAATCCAGCAGAATTTCTCAAAAAAGTGATGAGCGAGGAAAGCAAAGATAACCGCAAACCCAAGAAGAAAAGCAAGGCAAAGAGTGCTTTGCCAGCGAAACCGATTAGCAATTACAATAAGGAGATGGCACTGCAAACACATCCCAATGTGGTGAGACCCAAGGTGACCTACTATCAGAACATAACCACCTTGGAGTTGCAGGTGTGCCTGCCGGAGGATGATCTCGAGTACAAGGCTGTGCTGGTGGGAGTGCAGATTTTCTTTAAGGCCACCTCGAAGTTCTCCGACTTGATTCATCAGTTTGTTCTGACCCTGAAGTTTCCATATACCTCACTTCGCCATCACCGAGTGGGACGCACCGTGTACATCAGCGTCGTAAAGTCGTTGGCCTTCGTTGATCCGCTGGACTTTGGCGAGTACCGCTTCCTGAAGCCCAACCACGATATGCTATCGAAAATGGAGAACTACCATAAGTTGAAGCAAACTGGCTTTAAGCGTTTCCTAAACAATAGAGGATATGTGCAGCAGAAAGTCGACTTGCCACACAGCAGCGATTACAGCGATGACGAAGAGCGGAATCTGGATGGGATCGAGCGTGTTGATCATAGCGAAATTTGCGACTGA
- the Vha16-2 gene encoding V-type proton ATPase 16 kDa proteolipid subunit c, producing the protein MVTAAGEEEAPYAIFLGCSGAAIAIIFTTLGASYGTAVSGVGIASMAVNRPEIIMRSIIPVVMAGIIAIYGLVVSVLIAGSIGDDYTVQTSFVHLGAGLSVGLPGLSAGIAIGIAGDAGVRGTAEQPRLFVGMILILIFAEVLALYGLIVAIYLYTKL; encoded by the coding sequence ATGGTTACCGCTGCAGGGGAGGAAGAGGCCCCGTACGCCATTTTCTTGGGATGTTCGGGGGCTGCTATCGCGATCATATTCACAACTCTGGGAGCTTCTTACGGGACTGCTGTCTCCGGCGTTGGCATTGCCAGTATGGCAGTGAACCGACCCGAAATTATCATGAGGTCCATTATACCGGTCGTCATGGCCGGGATTATTGCGATCTACGGCTTGGTGGTTTCGGTGCTGATAGCCGGATCGATTGGCGATGACTACACAGTGCAAACGAGCTTTGTTCATCTGGGCGCCGGCTTGTCCGTAGGACTGCCTGGACTTTCGGCCGGGATAGCCATTGGAATTGCCGGAGATGCCGGAGTTCGCGGAACCGCCGAGCAGCCACGCCTCTTCGTGGGCatgatcctgatcctgatctTCGCCGAGGTGCTGGCTCTATACGGCCTCATCGTGGCCATCTATTTGTACACTAAACTCTAA
- the Vha16-3 gene encoding V-type proton ATPase 16 kDa proteolipid subunit c, with protein sequence MPEEVAEKDRPAYSFFFGSMGAASAIIFSALGAAYGTAKSGTGIAAMAVMRPELIMKSIIPVVMAGIIAIYGLVVSVLIAGSLSDTYTIRKGYIHLAAGLSVGFAGLAAGFAIGIVGDAGVRGTAQQPRLFVGMILILIFAEVLGLYGLIVAIYLYTK encoded by the coding sequence ATGCCGGAAGAGGTTGCTGAAAAGGATAGGCCGGCATATTCGTTCTTCTTCGGATCGATGGGGGCGGCATCGGCCATTATCTTTTCGGCCCTGGGAGCAGCATATGGAACGGCCAAGTCGGGCACCGGAATCGCGGCCATGGCCGTGATGCGACCCGAACTGATCATGAAGTCGATCATTCCGGTGGTGATGGCCGGCATTATAGCGATCTACGGGCTGGTCGTCTCGGTGCTGATTGCCGGATCGCTTTCGGACACCTATACCATCCGCAAGGGGTATATCCACCTGGCCGCCGGACTATCCGTTGGATTTGCCGGTCTGGCGGCCGGCTTTGCCATCGGCATTGTCGGAGATGCCGGAGTGCGGGGCACCGCCCAGCAGCCACGCCTCTTTGTGGGCATGATCCTCATTCTGATCTTCGCCGAGGTCCTGGGGCTCTATGGCCTGATCGTCGCCATTTACCTGTACACCAAGTAG